The genomic interval CGGGATTACGCGCGCCGCCCAGCGAGCGGACATGCCGGTTGCCATTTCCTTTACCGTCGAAACCGACGGCAATCTCCCGACCGGTCAGACCCTGAAGGCCGCGCTCGAGCAGGTCGACGAGGCGACGTCTGGTTATCCCTGCTACTATATGATCAACTGCGCCCATCCCACGCATTTCGAGCACGTGCTGACTGAAGACGGATTGTGGTTGGATAGGATTGGGGGCCTCCGAGCGAACGCTTCACGCAAGAGTCACGCAGAGTTGAATGAGTCACCGGAGCTCGATGTTGGGAACCCCGTCGAACTTGGAATGCAGTACGCCAGTCTCAAGCAACGGCTCTCGCGCCTCAATGTGATGGGGGGGTGTTGTGGCACGGACCACCGCCATGTGGAACAGATCGCTGAAGCGTGCTCGCCGCTTTTCCGCGCTGCGACCTAACTCAGCGGCTGCAGGCGACGGCGGGGAGCTTGCTTCCGTGACTGGTTGTGTTTCGGTTGGAGGTCGGTGCCAGTTCGCCGCCGCGCCTGAGCCGCACCGTTCGGCCCGCTCGCGCGAAACCCGGGAACAACCTTGAATCTTGTGATCGTGCCTGTGAAGGGGTAGCTTCCAGCTCGCATCGTTGCGGAGGACTCGATGAGCAGACAAGCCGACAGTATCCAAGTGGCCGATCTCGCGCATGACACGAACGCCGTCTTGCGCCGGGTCCGTTCTTCCAAGCGGCCGCTGGTCATCACGCGGCGCGGGCGCGGGACGGCGGTTCTCCTGAGCATGACGGCGTACGAGAAGGCCGAGCATGAACGCGAGCTGTTAAGATTGCTAGCGCGTGGCGAGAAGGAGATCGTGGAGGGTGCCGGGTTCGACCTCGACAAGGTG from Deltaproteobacteria bacterium carries:
- a CDS encoding type II toxin-antitoxin system Phd/YefM family antitoxin, which codes for MSRQADSIQVADLAHDTNAVLRRVRSSKRPLVITRRGRGTAVLLSMTAYEKAEHERELLRLLARGEKEIVEGAGFDLDKVLADADAILATKQR